DNA from Alnus glutinosa chromosome 2, dhAlnGlut1.1, whole genome shotgun sequence:
ATCATTGATTTGATGTATGATACATCTTCCATCAGAAGGAGATGAGGACAAGGATTGTGTGCAAATATATAACTGAACAGGGGGTTACCCAGCTTCTCACATGAATTGCTTGTATTGCATGCAATACAAACAACTTATTACACCCGATCCAAATCCAAAAGATGCaatcaatattttaactcttttttctcacagaaaaataattacaaacaCTTACGACAAAGGCCCAATTTCCCTTGAAAGGAATTGTATAGTATAAATTTTAGgataaaaattctaaaaaagttTGTTGCTCgaattattagtaatttaaacggtaaatataaaagtttttgTAGGGCCCATTGCCCAAACATATATCGAACAACCTACCCACTTGTTGAGGTAGGTAAGCCCTATAAAAATTTATCACATTTGATGTCCAAATTACTAGCCATCCCAATAACAAATGGTTAGAAAACCAAATCCGACATTAAATTACACTCTAAGAGATTGAATAGCCCAGTTGTTTTACAAGTAACCTAGCAAAGTCGCAATCACCTTTATGTATCTCACAAGTTAACACCAATGCatggcttagaaaaaaaaagaaaaaaaaaaaaaacaagagttaACAACAATCATATAATAAAAGCAAGGACAAAGTTGTATGAAAGCTGAAGACCGTGAATATCGTAAAGAAGACAACACTTAATAGATAGATTCATCTCAGAATTCATCTTCATCAGCATcacatataatcatataataaaagaagaataaatgtgaaaatttgaaaatgaaaaaagaaaaaagaaaaagaaaaagacatgtATTAATGGGATGTATACCATATCCTTACCTTGCCGATGAAGGGCAGAATGTAATGGTATAATCTGCCCCTGTACACGTAAACGTACTCGTGGCATCATCATACGCGTAGCTATACGCTCTCGGACACGCTGCTTTGAACATCTTCGAGTAATTCGACGGCTTACAAGTATCCGGTGTATTGTACGTGCCATTGCAGCAGTACTCGGGGCTCCCAAAGGCCTCACACGCGCTCTTGCACGCCGCGCCATCCTCGACCCGTAACTCATTCGGGCACTGCCGGTTCAAGTCGATTACGCACCCGGTGGACATGCATGGACCCGACCCGCCACTAGCGTCCACAACCATGGGTAAATTGTACCCGTTTACAAGGCTCAAATCGTAGAAATACTGTCCGGCATTACTACCCTGCGGGATTGAGAACTCCGCAAGTGTCACTGGCGGCTTCGCTTCGGCACCGTTGCACTCGACCTGGTTGGACCCACAGTCAGCGGTGACGCAGCTTCCTTGGCCGGTGTTCTGGTCGAATGTACAACCGGTGCGGCCCCAGAATGTCCCGATCCAGTTGGGTGGGGCCTGGAATGTCCGAGTTCCGCCCGGCGAGAGCTTGAACCCAGTGCTGTTCAAGGCACTAACCGACCTGGTTCGAATTCCAGGCCATATTGTATAGTTACAGCTGTTTATTATCCTAATTGAAGCCCCTGATATACCTGTAGCAACAAAAGCCCACTATAAGGTTTACACGACCACCGTCAAGACTCAAGAATGCAAAATCTGAAGCGTTTAAAAATTGATTACCTCTACAAAATGAGATCAAACTATGAGGCTGATGTAAACAGAACAATTGCATGACATAATAAGATCCATTTGGAAACAATATATTGAATATGGGGTTAATGGGATTGGGTGGTGCTTAGATGTTTCTCTAATGAAAGAATAGCTGCATTGGTTGCTTACGTACAAGACGAAGATGATAATGGCTAATGTGGGGTTATGTTATATGATTGAAAGATAGGAGTGGAAGAAGATGTATGAAGATATATATAGGTGGGATTTTTCTCCCATACAATTGAGGGAGTGCTTTTTATGAGAGGAGTGGAAATGGCAGGTGAGGATTCTGATGGGAAAGAGATTGGCCGGTGTACGcaggtccggacctctctctctctatatataataCATGGAGGCTAGCTGGAATAAACTCTACCGTTCTATAAAGACAAAAGGAAAGCCACCGGCCGGCCAAAGTAATCTACGATGGTCAAACCACTCACGTAGGGAGGGAGAAGAGAGCGACTAAGTAGATAGGTGAAAAGTAATTAACAATTTAACATGACGTTTCATGTCAAAAGTGTGATTTATTTGATCCAAAGTTCTTCATCTTTAGTTAGGCCATGGAGTTCAAGCAGATACTCATGAATTATTctcttttgcctttttttttttaattttttttttaattttaattttttatttatttatttatttaaacagCACTGCTTTTTAAATTGGAGTAATGATACTCATCTACTTGAGGACACATTGCAGAATTTCGGATATCGCTTATGgtaaataatattattgggTGATAGTGTAGGCTTAGTGTTTTGAGATGTATTTGTGTATTAAAGGAATATAGAAATATTTTATAGTGATGGAGTGTATATTATAAGGATTTTAATTAGATAATGTAATGATTTTTAGTAATGCTCTGGTTGTAATTATTAATATtgacaaaatattatatgtttCAATTGCGTAATATTATCTTTTAGAGGAGTAGAGATCACTGAGTCTTATTCCTAATGAATTACCAGTTAGTTAATTTTTCGAGGCGTTACAACACCACTTCTAGTTTAAAAGCCTAAGCTAATGGGCTTTAGGTCCACTTAAGTATATTAACAATATATGACACAAACCTCACAAGTGTACTCATAACAAATCTATCCATCATTTTTGAGTTTATTATCTTTTAAAGGAGTAGAGATCACTGAGTCATATAGTTAATTTTCTGAGGTGTTACAACACCACTTCTAGTTTAAAAGCCTAAGCTAATGGGCTTTAGGTCCACTTAAGTATATTAACAATATAGGACACAAACCTCACAAGTGTACTCATAACAAATCTATCCATCATTTTTGAGTTTATTATCTTTTAAAGGAGTAGAGATCACTGAGTCTTATAGTTAATTTTCTGAGGTGTTACAACACCACTTCTAGTTTAAAAGCCTAAGCTAATGGGCTTTAGGTCCACTTAAGTATATTAACAATATATGACACAAACCTCACAAGTCTACTCATAACAAATCTATCCATCATTTGTGAGTTTATTCCACATCGAACCAACTCCTCATGTGTGAAACCTTTATAAACCACGAGTGTCACGTGTACTCCAAGAGCTGATGCATACTCTTTTTACCAGAGTCAAACCAAACGTGTCAAACAAAGACACTCGTATCGGCAACATGAGAAGCTAACCATGGTTCTGATAGCACTTATTAGGGAGAGAAACACCTAGGGAGTCCAACAAGagtaaatttatatacatatatatatatacatattatgaTATCAATTCTAGTCCAAAAGCCTAAGTTAATGGGCATGGGTCTCACTTAGGTATATTAACTATTCACTTTATTTATACTTTCTCAATGTGGGACACAACCCTCACAAGTGCACTCACAACAAATCTCTTATCTCACTTGTAAATCTCTTCCACATTGACCAAACTCTCATTCATGCGTGATtcctttataaattaatttaagagTGTCATGCATACTCTAAGAGCCACCACACTTTTTACTGGAGTCAAATCAaacgttttatatatatatatatattaactactTTCTCTTTATATTTTCTCAACGTAGGACAAACATCTCACAAGTACACTTACAACAAACTATACTAACAATTCAAGcactaaaaaataagaaaataaatattggaAGTTATAAAgctggaattaaaaaaaataaataaagaagaagaagaagcaatccCAAACCTGGGTCTCCTGATGGTACAATGGGCTTTGGTGCTGGCGCAATGGGCTGTGAAGAAACTGAGGcacaaagaacaaaaagacaattaaaaaataaaattctcaaaaagataaagaaattgtATAACCTAGTTGAAAAAAACAATTAGGAAAGCTGATTGAAAGGCTGCAGAAAAGGTTGGAGAAAGAGGAATTTGATAAAGAaacaagaattaaaaaaaaaaaaaaaaatcaattaaactaCACTTTATGTGGAAAGTAGacgaaaataatatatatacttctgAAATTATAAGACGCTTCGAACACACATGCATGAATACGAGGGAATggctaaaatttttaaaaaaaaatttttagaaaaaaaaaagaaaaaaagaaaagaaaaccagtttttaattttaatatttattattttttttgtataaatttttgttaaattatattttttttaataatttttttacttttattttattttaataattttatgaagggtatttttgtcattaagagaacattgacattttttagtagtttaaggaggggggagacattgacacaatttgtagtttaggagggacattgacaatgtaATAGTAGTTTAAGAggattatgtgtacttttccctaattAAAACAATTCTTGAAAAGTTTTATAGATCAAACTTGTCTTTGTTCGATCAAAATCGAATTTCCATGGGGCAAAGCGGCACACGCAGATAATTAATATATGACCCACATTAAAATAGGTGTTCAATTCTTAATTTGATCGGTGCATTTAATGAACATTAACATGTTTTTTAAAGAATCTAAGTTAGTTAATTGATGAAAGAATATTACACCGGCCATTGGCAAAACAGCACGCACGGGTAATAattataaactaatttttattaaaagcagTTTTTAAACTCTTTAATGCAATTTCAAATCAACTTTTGGGGTGAGGAACTCTACTAGAGAGCAGGATAATTACTAATTAGTACtgcactaattaattaaaaccaCAGCTTTATAGTACGTcgtacaattttattttttattttttaacggaAACTAATTTTGAATCCAAGCTTAGGTTAATAATTATAAGCTAGCTGTTTAAACACCGGAACTAAGTTAGACTGGCCTAAGCGCAATATTATGGGACGTTAAACTCCTTGGATTGATGATTTACtaatataattcataatttggTAAGAAAGCCAAAAGCATTATTCAGCAACCACAAAAACATAACAAaaggaataaattaaaagaaaagagaaggcaGAAAATCCAGCTGACCTTGTGGTGACTCAGCTAACTGTCGTGATGGCACCACCAACTGCGGCTGTCGCACGGTGGGCCCCAATATCGGATGTGGGGTTTGGGATATGGCGCAGAACGGTCTGTTGCAGTTAACAAATTGCTCGTAGCCAACACAAGAAGAAGTTTGTAtggagatgaagatgaagatgaaggatgggaacATAAACAGGTAAGGAGGGGACGATGGTCTGCTTGAACGCATgttataaaatttgaataagacCATGGAAAATGCCACACTATATAACTATGCTATGCATATATAATTGCATAtcagcagagagagagagagagagagagagtcaaaaTCTTATCTAGACGGTGGAAACGCGGTTTCAAGCAAGAAATTAAGAACTTGTGTCCCAACTGGAGTAGAAAAAAGCAATCTAAGCGAAAGCACCTTGGTCCTTCCTATTTCCTCACCTAGACTAATTAAGACACAAGGAAACGTCTTTTCGGAGGGCCAATTCAAGTCTTTGCACATGCAGGATTCGGATTCACGGCAATATATTCTTTAAGAATTAATTGCCGTGCGACACTTTCAATATTGCCGTGAGATATATCTCATGGCCCAGAACATGCCACCTACTAAAATGTAGGTGGTTTGGAATCGTggtttaaaataatatttttctttcaaggcctttcttctttccttttgcatAGGGCCGTAAATGAACAAAATTAATTACTTGTGAGCTCGCTTAGGTTCGGTTCAGTTAAGTTTGGCTCTTGCTCAATTCGATTATTAAATAGGTCACTTGTAAACATGAAACTAAacttgattattaaacgatTCATACTTGTATAAAACTCGGTTCGGCTCGATTAATGCTCATGAACAAACTTGTATAATGCCCGACTCGCTTGTTAGCTTGACTCGTGTGTGGTATATATCTATTAGTAAAAATAGCTTATTTAGTATATTACTTATTAAGTAACAATAGTCAATGAAtagtgattggtgcacaataATTATGCACTTTCTAGATACATGGGGTACTTGTGCAGGAGTCTTTTTCCATAGTCAATagtcaataatatatataaaattataagcaTATGTGCCCATGATGTATAGCAACAACGTTGCAATGCACTCTCACAAACATAATAATAACCTTCAAATCAATGTGCCACCATAACAGGCCTCAACTTGTAGAATGCTCAAAATAGAAAATCGTGGCCAGTAGAGCAACCAATTCTTCCTCGGAGTGCCAAGCACAACCCATCAAAACAACAGAAACTTACTACTAAGCCATTTTATCAAGTATTCGCTAGGCACATTTTTTAACACTCAAATTCTCAACAAAATTTCACAAATCCGTCTAATCTTTTTACGTATCCACACCCTAAAAACCCCAAAGAACAACTCTTTCACATACCCATAACACAAAAGATAACATGGGGTGATCTCCTTTGTAATgcccataataaaataattgcgaatataaataattaatgaaaacgtaataattaaatttaagtagtttttattatggtaatatttggattaattattttaatcaattaaagtgttaattaattagtttaaggTTAGTAGCTAATAGTTAGAGCTAGTAATAGATAATATTTTGAAGTGATTTAGAAAATAATACTAGaagattaaattaaagaaatgaaCATTTGATTTGGTCAACAAAAGTTtctatgagaaaaagaaaataaaattgtgtagGAAACATCTAGGAGACAAGGCTAAGGCTTAGCTTTATAGACAtgaaagtttgaaagaaaataagaagaagagaggttcatgtgggtttttattaaaaaatgaagtcTTAACTTTGTAACTCTCTCCATCAAAGAGAATTGAcatgaataaataataaaaataaaaatcaaagaagccAACAAAGCATGGAGATGTAATTAATGTTGGTTCTCTGCAACATACATTTACATTCAAGATGTAAATATTGCAGAAATAAGGCCAGCTTTCACGGCATGAAAGTTGGTGACTTCTCTTCATTTAATTCATCTCCATGTTTTGTCTGTAAAAATAAACATTCTTTGTCATTGTTTTAATAAGTTCAAAATACGCATGTCACCTTCAAACAAGATGAGTAATAAAAGGTAGACTACATTAATGCTTGACAAACAAATGAACCAAAGAAGACCAATCGTGAGAGAagctgataagtcttgaattattcgattcaagaccccttattttgtatttgttaaacttagtttgtgttgtatatataacgttttatTGTAGTTTTGTATTATgtcttatttttaggtcttagttctagttcaaaatacttgaattagacctgaaaatacatcaatggcaatttggtcatttccagagttcaaggttgatccagaaaagagaaaatcgtccaaggcatttcgatcgatcgattatttgtatagccaataattcgatcgatcgactttcagtcgACCCAACTTCGATCAatcgagatgcgatcgatcgacattataTTTGATCGATTgacttcgcatcttccagaaggtccagatatttccaaatctttgtgtgatccaaatcaaaagttgagttctatggacagaaatggacggcgaccaactctgaatacttggctagaagaattaactcttgtagtcttttgtaaatccaattctctataaataTGAGGATTAGGATTAAGGTTTagtcatgcatcttttgggggtttcgatTTTTTCAGGagtatcttagttaattttatttctttttaagttcctttgatgcaactctctggaccgaaatccagagagcttaattcctttgtaattcttctccaatttcaagttttagtttagtttttcaattccttgtgtaatccgaattttcttagtttaatatagttgttgctcttcaattttctagcttattcctttactgttttcctttgatttcatgcttaatttagtttatttcatgtctagctaaactctaccttagggtttgatcaaaatctcttCCTAAAACCATGGgatgttcttgatgttcttagggttttctaaatgtgtttgatgattgtgaagggctagaggattgcaaaacccatgctaaaaggttttgtcttcaatattccaatccatttattcatgaaaaagagttaaacttgtttatgagttttcttcgatttcttgagtaaaatcaacgttcttgaaagagaacgatgtcttttgcaatggtgctatttgacatgatgtgtgtttacttattagagtcaccttatagggtatgttagggaataccggtcgtttcacacctttggtagtctaaaacatttttcaattgtagtgtaacttttatgtgaaatagatcggtgtgaaactagatactttatcattgtggcctaattaggggtTTCACAtattatgtatgcttattaagatgttttatagagtagtaaacTAGGAAGCATTAATcacttcacacctttggtagtgtaaacgtttttcaattatagattaatctttatgtggagttgtttaatgtaaaactaggtgctttgcattacgtcttaactaaagtatttttatgTCGAAGtcatcgtaatggttgacgctcattatgcgctcatatcatgcatgttaggaaaatccatatagactttaagcattccaTTGATTTAGGATTTGATaagatcattaccctaagttttctcttaagtttgtttcattttctattttcattttatcGCTTTACCCGTTGTAGCTTCAgttctacaactttacttttatttttacttttaggttaagttaaatacgctctttgAGTATCCCGTTACGTGAAACAACCTCCAAATATCTGTGGCTcaataacccttactatagtacagttgattcgtactattgcaagtggttcaatatataaatttaaaatccacgtacgtAGTCATCTAGACTCGAGCGTACCAGAAGAAAATCTCAACAAAATCATTCAATAGTTTTCTATGCCTTTGGCTATAAGAGTACACCGATGCATCTTCTTGTATTGGCTATCATTTGTTTGGTTTCTGAGTGTTCTTTTTCAAGATACGAAACAaaagtctttcttttcttttttcatccaTTGCACACACAAATAAAGGATAGTAAGAGAAAGGAACGG
Protein-coding regions in this window:
- the LOC133859297 gene encoding thaumatin-like protein 1 isoform X4, giving the protein MVLFKFYNMRSSRPSSPPYLFMFPSFIFIFISIQTSSCVGYEQFVNCNRPFCAISQTPHPILGPTVRQPQLVVPSRQLAESPQVSSQPIAPAPKPIVPSGDPGISGASIRIINSCNYTIWPGIRTRSVSALNSTGFKLSPGGTRTFQAPPNWIGTFWGRTGCTFDQNTGQGSCVTADCGSNQVECNGAEAKPPVTLAEFSIPQGSNAGQYFYDLSLVNGYNLPMVVDASGGSGPCMSTGCVIDLNRQCPNELRVEDGAACKSACEAFGSPEYCCNGTYNTPDTCKPSNYSKMFKAACPRAYSYAYDDATSTFTCTGADYTITFCPSSAR
- the LOC133859297 gene encoding thaumatin-like protein 1 isoform X3 codes for the protein MVLFKFYNMRSSRPSSPPYLFMFPSFIFIFISIQTSSCVGYEQFVNCNRPFCAISQTPHPILGPTVRQPQLVVPSRQLAESPQVSSQPIAPAPKPIVPSGDPGISGASIRIINSCNYTIWPGIRTRSVSALNSTGFKLSPGGTRTFQAPPNWIGTFWGRTGCTFDQNTGQGSCVTADCGSNQVECNGAEAKPPVTLAEFSIPQGSNAGQYFYDLSLVNGYNLPMVVDASGGSGPCMSTGCVIDLNRQCPNELRVEDGAACKSACEAFGSPEYCCNGTYNTPDTCKPSNYSKMFKAACPRAYSYAYDDATSTFTCTGADYTITFCPSSASFSAIPVSNAIHFASTTANCAIRSPRTTFEEQLVAEISNWHYFCSCGWDCSNLFCNYLQS